The bacterium sequence AGATAACGGCAACATCCTCCACGTATGAGGTATTTGCAACTCCCGTCGAACCCATCTCTACCCCATAACGACGTGGAGTGCCGTTGGTGTCGCCTTCGAATAAAGTAAGACCGCTTAAAACTTTGAGTGACTGAGGATCAACCAGATCGTATATAGCGGTCGGAACGCACTTGAACACAACAATCGAGGTGTCTCTATCCCCTGAGTTCATCGTAGGCGCTAAAGTGTAATCGGCCCCACCACCTTGTCCCTGATCAGGGGCGTAGTCAATCTCACCGGTGATTTCATCGACATGATAGGCCGTTATATCCGTTGCCTTGCCGTAACCAAAGGCGGTAATAGGGGGGACGCCCGAGAACTCATAATATGCTTTAAAATCGTTTAGTTTCTTGTGGTTTTCCTTCAGCCACTTCTCATCTGGAACAGGCTGCTTCACATAAACCATCGAAATCATATTTCCCCGAACGCCCATAAAGCTCTTGATGGGATTTTTCAAAACCGCCAATGAACCTTCAATCGGGGTATTTGGCACAAAGCTCTTTTCCGGATCGAATCGTAGTACGCGTCCGTGCAGCTTTCCAAAGCCATTCTGAAGCCCAATGCGTGTGAACCCTGAGCCTTCTGTTACTGGGAAACGAAGGGTATTGGGATCGCCTTGCTCAGTCGGATCATGCAGAATATGATCAAAAAGACAAGCCAAGGTCTGCACCTGGAGCGTTAGGTTCGGCAGGTTAACCTTATCATAAGTATCAAAGGGGGTATCCACCAGACCACGCACATCATCAGTGGTTGCAAAGGTGATACCTAAACCGCCAGCCACAGTGACGGCTTCACAATCGAAGGCAGGTTTGCCTGGAATAAAGGTTCGCCAGTTTCGACCTTCTGTCGGGTTTACGCCATCAGCAAATATATCCTTGCCTTCCAAACCGTATACTGGAGCAATTCGATCGGCATTCTCGCGACATGCACGCGCTACGTCAGAAAACTTGTTCTGCAAGTCATCGCGATAGTCGTAGAACCAACCCTTGAAGAATAACCCCACAATCCGTGATTGGGTCGACAAGTCCAGAGTTGCCCATAGATAAATCTCGGTCGGCTTTCGTGAAGAGCCACTTTTCAAGTTTCTAGATACTACTGTTCCGAGTAAAAGAGTTAATATTAAACAAGCAACTATTGCAATCGTGCGAGCGGAACCGGCTTCCTTGGTTTTCTTCACTGTCCGAAAAACTAGCCAATTCAGCCCGATAAAAACTGCTATCATCCCGAGAATTAAGTAAAAGTAAAGTGAATTGTTAGAAACCTTCTCAGCAATCCCTATACTCTCATATTCGGGAAGGTGCTTGTCGATGTAAGCGCGGATGCCTGATAAAGCTTGATAATGCCCACTGCTTGCGACGAATAAAATCGGGCGATAAGATTTCTCCTTCTGCCACAAACGCGCAAGCTCCAACATAGCTGCAATTCCGGTTGCATTCTCAGCTCCCGGGGCTAAGCTAGGAACAACCGAAGTAGAGTCGTAATAACCTGAGACGACAATCCATTGAGTGCTATAAGGGTTCTTAATTAACTTGCCATTCTCATCGGGTATCTGATCGGGAGCAGGGATAGAACCGATGATGTTAGCGGCTTCCACTGACTGCCAGCGCATCTTACATTTGACGGTAGCAACCGGTTTTGCGGAACCAGTCGCAAGGGCAAGAATTCGAGGCGCATCCGAACGTGAAATCCAAAAACGAGGGATACTGATGGGGATCGAAATAAATTTAGCTTCTGCCTCACCGCGCATCGTGGTTTCAGGTTCGATGAAAATAACAGCCTTCGCCCCTAATCGCGGCGCATTCAACCACTGATTTCCACTATTGAAATCTGCGATAACAATACTTCCGGCAACCTGTCGGCCGTTAAATTCCTCGAGTTTGCCATTTCCAACATAAAGCAGAGGGCCAGTAACTCCATCTGTTATTTCAAGCCATCGGTTTTTAACCGCAAGATTTCCCAAACTCTTCATGACATCTTGGGCGTTTGAAGACTGGATAACAAATTTGTCGAGGTCTACTTTATCGAGAACATAGGGCTGTGGGGTTTTGTCTTTATCGCTCTGATTTACGAGTCGATAAGTTCCCTTATCATTAACGATAAACAAGAATACATTTTCAAATTCGCGTTCTTTTACGAAGGCTCTATAGACCTTGCCGCAAGCGCGATTATTCTTTACGAAATCAGGGATAAAGGGAAGCTGAGATGTGCGCACGAGATTTGGCCAGAGCGCGTGAAGCTTGATTTCCTTCCCATTTACCGTTATCCCTGCGCCATTATCAATCGGAACAGTAACGGGGAACATTTCACGGCGCACATTTTCCAGTCCTGCAGCGACAAACTGCTGTTGGACATAATTGGCTGCTTTCTTATCTCCCTCATAACCGGGAATACGCGAACTAAAAGAAGATAAAAACCGAACAGTCTCTGCCATCCTAGCGGCATCGATTTGGCTGGCCAACACTTTATAACGAGCTTGGAGCTTATCTTTATCGATTTTCGGGTTGGCAAAAGCCCCTGCCGTTATCAGAAGAACTAATAAAAGCAGCGTATAACGTCGAAACCTATCTAAAATCATGCAATATCCCTCTTCGTAGAACTCATCGCGACCCTAGTAGATCCTCCCGCACGCAACAAAAAACAAGCCTGCCGGAGACTTACCTTAACAATATCTCAATTCTACCTCTCT is a genomic window containing:
- a CDS encoding FtsX-like permease family protein; protein product: MILDRFRRYTLLLLVLLITAGAFANPKIDKDKLQARYKVLASQIDAARMAETVRFLSSFSSRIPGYEGDKKAANYVQQQFVAAGLENVRREMFPVTVPIDNGAGITVNGKEIKLHALWPNLVRTSQLPFIPDFVKNNRACGKVYRAFVKEREFENVFLFIVNDKGTYRLVNQSDKDKTPQPYVLDKVDLDKFVIQSSNAQDVMKSLGNLAVKNRWLEITDGVTGPLLYVGNGKLEEFNGRQVAGSIVIADFNSGNQWLNAPRLGAKAVIFIEPETTMRGEAEAKFISIPISIPRFWISRSDAPRILALATGSAKPVATVKCKMRWQSVEAANIIGSIPAPDQIPDENGKLIKNPYSTQWIVVSGYYDSTSVVPSLAPGAENATGIAAMLELARLWQKEKSYRPILFVASSGHYQALSGIRAYIDKHLPEYESIGIAEKVSNNSLYFYLILGMIAVFIGLNWLVFRTVKKTKEAGSARTIAIVACLILTLLLGTVVSRNLKSGSSRKPTEIYLWATLDLSTQSRIVGLFFKGWFYDYRDDLQNKFSDVARACRENADRIAPVYGLEGKDIFADGVNPTEGRNWRTFIPGKPAFDCEAVTVAGGLGITFATTDDVRGLVDTPFDTYDKVNLPNLTLQVQTLACLFDHILHDPTEQGDPNTLRFPVTEGSGFTRIGLQNGFGKLHGRVLRFDPEKSFVPNTPIEGSLAVLKNPIKSFMGVRGNMISMVYVKQPVPDEKWLKENHKKLNDFKAYYEFSGVPPITAFGYGKATDITAYHVDEITGEIDYAPDQGQGGGADYTLAPTMNSGDRDTSIVVFKCVPTAIYDLVDPQSLKVLSGLTLFEGDTNGTPRRYGVEMGSTGVANTSYVEDVAVIFTEPGARLKIKMSSSLADTRLLLLNSLPPDFPDGVGYLVAGDPRDVPGFQLNRDPKIYKNEGQIAIGGAISHTALYAAKDMWLLDDWRLQKLEKHRIVNTGVSKLHALAKENLDKADIALKELNYSDLDVLSRAAWGYEARAYPDVQATAKDVVNGVIFYLALLMPFAYFMERLLFACRILTKQLSAAGAIFIVTFVALRFIHPAFDITGNPVIVFIAFIMGALSIIVSTFIIGKFEQNLKELNKQTMGVHKADIGRMSVAFAAFSLGVSNMRRRPARTFLTSLTLVLVTFIVLSFTSVVNELRFNEIDAPGVPRYNGLMIRTPVWDKLQESSFRILRDEFKDRAIAPRSWMFGSEGGTQNNVTFRRADRDYSAKAIVGLSPDEARITRPQDAIVGRWFIPSDVYSIIIPRQMAIALKVDEQDIGKARINFSGQEYTVIGIFDSAKLKKILDLDGEPLTPVDFTEMDRMARQGKSESGQQAFKEYVHQDPEVCVYIPYRTSMNLGADIRSISVEFTTPEETQEVMTKLMPRLGLNLYAVTPQANKPPKITRFSTISSTSSRGLEMVIIPIVIAAVIVLNTMIGAVFERVKEISIFSAIGLAPNHIGMLFFAESLVFAILGSVVGYFVAQTAAKILIIYPIAGLYLNFSSTAAVQATVVVVGVVLLSTIYPARKASEVATPAMERGWKLPDPDGDSWRLPLPFSVTSVQAAGLAVFLSEWFAAYEEYSVGDFVTQDVKSSSFDTERGIGYRVNCTSWIAPFDLGVSQEVEIESIPTEMSEVYDIYVNLKRLSGDIANWKRVNRRFLNTLRKQFLIWRTLRNEERERYVVSDPNDATVVPSPSPGSASS